A section of the Carya illinoinensis cultivar Pawnee chromosome 12, C.illinoinensisPawnee_v1, whole genome shotgun sequence genome encodes:
- the LOC122288858 gene encoding mitochondrial import inner membrane translocase subunit Tim13, whose amino-acid sequence MDAFSSSPSSGSPSQQFSASDFKDQLKTQLAQAYAEEFLETIRVKCFDKCITKPGSSLSGSESSCISRCVDRYIEATGIVSKSLFSAQH is encoded by the exons ATGGATGCGTTTTCGTCATCGCCGTCAAGTGGGTCGCCATCTCAGCAGTTCTCGGCCTCGGATTTCAAGGACCAGCTCAAGACCCAGCTTGCCCAGGCTTATGCCGAGGAGTTCCTCGAg ACCATAAGGGTGAAGTGCTTTGATAAGTGTATTACAAAACCAGGGTCAAGCCTCAGTGGGAGTGAGAGTAGCTGCATATCTAGGTGTGTGGATCGCTACATTGAGGCTACTGGCATTGTTAGCAAATCTCTCTTTAGTGCACAACACTGA
- the LOC122290521 gene encoding protein DMR6-LIKE OXYGENASE 2-like, translating to MATTKVLLTDLAPTVSHVPSNYIRPISDRPNLSDVQISDQGFIPLIDLRGLEGPNREDIIKQIGQACQHDGFFQVKNHGIPMTMISKIMGLAREFFRLPESERLKNYSDDPSKTTRLSTSFNVKTEKVSNWRDFLRLHCYPLEDYVHEWPSNPPSLREDLAEYCTSIRGLALRLLEAISESLGLQRDYIEKALGKQAQHMALNYYPPCPQPELTYGLPGHTDPNLITILLQDDVPGLQVLRNGKWIAVNPIPNTFIINIGDQMQVISNDQHKSVLHRAVVNCNKERISIPTFYCPSPDAVIGPAKELINDDQPAVYRNFTYGEYYEKFWNRGLATECCLDMFRVSGA from the exons ATGGCCACAACTAAGGTCCTGCTGACCGACCTCGCACCAACTGTGAGCCACGTTCCCTCAAATTACATTCGACCCATTTCCGACCGGCCAAATCTCTCCGACGTTCAGATATCTGATCAGGGCTTCATTCCTCTCATCGATCTCCGCGGCCTGGAGGGCCCCAATCGTGAGGATATTATCAAACAGATTGGCCAGGCATGTCAACATGATGGCTTCTTTCAG GTTAAAAATCATGGAATACCAATGACAATGATTAGTAAAATTATGGGCTTAGCAAGAGAGTTTTTCCGATTGCCAGAGAGCGAGAGGTTGAAGAATTACTCCGACGACCCTTCCAAAACCACCAGGCTTTCCACTAGTTTCAATGTTAAGACAGAAAAAGTTTCCAACTGGAGAGATTTTTTAAGACTCCATTGCTATCCTCTCGAAGACTATGTGCACGAATGGCCTTCAAATCCTCCATCCTTAAG GGAGGACTTGGCTGAGTACTGCACCAGTATCAGAGGGTTAGCGCTAAGACTTCTTGAGGCCATATCCGAGAGCTTGGGCCTGCAAAGAGACTACATTGAGAAGGCTTTGGGGAAGCAAGCCCAACACATGGCATTGAATTACTATCCACCCTGTCCGCAGCCAGAACTTACTTATGGTTTGCCTGGCCATACTGATCCTAATTTAATAACAATTCTTCTTCAGGATGATGTTCCTGGATTGCAGGTTTTAAGGAATGGAAAATGGATTGCTGTCAATCCTATTCCGAATACCTTCATTATCAACATTGGAGACCAAATGCAG GTGATTAGCAATGATCAACACAAGAGTGTGCTGCATCGAGCCGTTGTGAACTGCAACAAGGAGAGAATATCCATTCCAACATTCTACTGTCCATCCCCAGATGCTGTGATTGGACCTGCTAAGGAGCTGATCAACGATGATCAGCCAGCAGTGTATAGAAATTTTACCTATGGGGAGTACTATGAGAAGTTTTGGAACAGGGGCCTTGCAACTGAATGCTGTTTGGACATGTTCAGAGTGTCTGGTGCTTGA